One window from the genome of Roseomonas haemaphysalidis encodes:
- a CDS encoding monovalent cation/H+ antiporter subunit A, translating into MHDALYLSAAIALPYLGALVAALLPANARNLEAWLAGGVALLSLVMVWLLYAGIADGGVARFEIPWVPELGLNLVLRMDGLASVFAAMVAGIGFLVVLYARYYMSPDDPIPRFFAFLLAFMGSMMGLVLSGNIIQLVFFWELTSLFSFLLIGYWQHAAPARDGARMALTITATGGLALFAGMLLLGHIVGSYDLDVVLAAGDAIRAHALYLPMLVLVLLGALTKSAQFPFHFWLPQAMAAPTPVSAYLHSATLVKAGIFLMARLWPVLAGTDAWFWIVSTSGLITLLVGAYVAIFQHDLKALLAYSTISHLGLITLLLGLNSELAMVAAIFHTMNHATFKASLFMAAGIIDHETGTRDIRRLSGLNETMPFTARLALVAAAAMAGVPLLNGFISKEMFFTEAVSAAGAPTWLHGILPGAALLAGIFAVTYSLRFIHGAFFGPVTADLPRTPHEPPQFMRVPVEVLVFGCMVVGILPAATIGPFLAVAVRSVLGDSTPDYSLAVWHGVNLPLVMSLIALAAGVLLYRLLQPHLRAGVDGTPLLRGLDGRRIFDQVMVFLSWRFARTLERLLHTAGLQMQLRLLVCVSFAAAVLALLPYGLRAGDVSLTGIDPVVALMWTVGGACAIGAAYQAKYHRLAALILLGGAGLVTCLTFVWFSAPDLALTQLLVEVVTTVLLLLGLRWLPKRQESAGPGHMSARLRRYRDFGIAVAAGAGLTAISYATMTRASPEGISRAFLERAYTEGGGTNVVNVILVDFRGFDTLGEIAVLGIVALTVFALLRRFRPAPESIGTPDQQQGEARDWLLVPAVLMRLMFPVICLVALYLLLRGHDLPGGGFAAGLMASVAILLQYMAGGTRWVEDHLRVHPLRWMGAGLLLAALTGAGALVAGVPFLTSYFAYADLGWFGKLPVASAMLFDIGVFALVFGATVLMLIAIAHQSVRSQRAAPPVAQIPGGDD; encoded by the coding sequence ATGCATGACGCCCTTTATCTCTCGGCCGCGATCGCCCTGCCCTATCTGGGCGCCCTGGTGGCGGCGCTGCTGCCGGCCAATGCCCGCAACCTGGAAGCCTGGCTGGCCGGCGGCGTGGCGCTGCTGTCGCTGGTCATGGTGTGGCTGCTCTACGCCGGCATCGCCGATGGCGGGGTGGCGCGGTTCGAGATCCCCTGGGTGCCCGAGCTGGGGCTGAACCTGGTTCTGCGGATGGACGGGCTGGCCTCGGTCTTCGCGGCCATGGTGGCGGGCATCGGCTTTCTGGTGGTGCTCTACGCCCGCTACTACATGTCGCCGGACGACCCGATCCCGCGCTTCTTCGCGTTTCTGCTCGCCTTCATGGGCTCCATGATGGGCCTCGTGCTGTCGGGCAACATCATCCAGTTGGTGTTCTTCTGGGAGCTGACCAGCCTCTTCTCCTTTCTGCTGATCGGCTACTGGCAGCACGCGGCCCCGGCGCGCGACGGCGCCCGCATGGCGCTGACCATCACCGCCACGGGCGGGCTCGCGCTGTTCGCCGGCATGCTGCTGCTCGGCCACATCGTCGGCTCCTACGACCTCGACGTCGTGCTGGCGGCGGGCGATGCCATCCGCGCGCACGCGCTCTACCTGCCCATGCTGGTGCTGGTCCTGCTCGGCGCCCTGACCAAGAGCGCGCAGTTCCCGTTCCACTTCTGGCTGCCCCAGGCCATGGCGGCGCCCACCCCCGTGTCGGCCTACCTGCACTCGGCCACGCTGGTGAAGGCGGGCATCTTCCTGATGGCCCGGCTGTGGCCGGTGCTGGCCGGCACCGACGCGTGGTTCTGGATCGTTTCCACCTCCGGGCTGATCACCCTGCTGGTCGGCGCCTATGTCGCCATCTTCCAGCACGACCTGAAGGCGCTGCTGGCGTATTCCACCATCAGCCACCTGGGCCTGATCACCCTGCTGCTCGGGCTGAACAGCGAGCTGGCCATGGTCGCCGCCATCTTCCACACCATGAACCACGCCACCTTCAAGGCGTCGCTGTTCATGGCCGCCGGCATCATCGACCACGAAACCGGCACGCGTGACATCCGCCGCCTGTCCGGGCTGAACGAGACCATGCCCTTCACGGCGCGGCTGGCGCTGGTGGCCGCCGCCGCCATGGCCGGCGTGCCGCTGCTGAACGGCTTCATCTCCAAGGAGATGTTCTTTACCGAGGCCGTGTCGGCCGCCGGCGCCCCCACCTGGCTGCACGGCATCCTGCCCGGCGCGGCGCTGCTGGCCGGCATCTTCGCCGTCACCTATTCGCTGCGCTTCATCCACGGCGCCTTTTTCGGCCCCGTCACGGCTGACCTGCCCCGCACCCCGCACGAGCCGCCGCAGTTCATGCGCGTGCCGGTGGAGGTGCTGGTGTTCGGCTGCATGGTCGTGGGCATCCTGCCGGCGGCCACCATCGGGCCGTTCCTGGCCGTCGCCGTCCGCTCCGTGCTGGGCGACAGCACGCCGGACTACAGCCTGGCCGTGTGGCACGGCGTCAACCTGCCGCTGGTGATGAGCCTGATCGCGCTGGCCGCCGGCGTGCTGCTGTACCGCCTCCTGCAGCCGCACCTGCGCGCGGGCGTGGACGGCACGCCGCTGCTGCGCGGCCTGGACGGGCGGCGCATCTTCGACCAGGTGATGGTCTTCCTGTCGTGGCGCTTTGCCCGCACGCTGGAACGGCTGCTGCACACCGCCGGGCTGCAGATGCAGCTCCGCCTGCTGGTTTGCGTGTCCTTCGCCGCCGCCGTGCTGGCGCTGCTGCCTTATGGCCTGCGCGCCGGCGACGTGTCGCTCACCGGCATCGACCCCGTGGTGGCGCTGATGTGGACGGTGGGCGGCGCCTGCGCCATCGGCGCCGCCTATCAGGCCAAGTACCACCGCCTCGCGGCGCTGATCCTGCTGGGCGGCGCCGGGCTGGTCACCTGCCTCACCTTTGTCTGGTTTTCCGCGCCCGACCTGGCGCTGACCCAGCTGCTGGTGGAGGTGGTCACCACCGTGCTGCTGCTGCTCGGCCTGCGCTGGCTGCCCAAGCGGCAGGAAAGCGCGGGCCCCGGCCACATGTCCGCGCGGCTGCGCCGCTACCGCGACTTCGGCATCGCGGTCGCCGCCGGCGCCGGGCTCACCGCCATCTCCTACGCCACCATGACCCGCGCCTCGCCCGAGGGTATCTCGCGTGCGTTTCTGGAGCGCGCCTATACCGAGGGCGGCGGCACCAACGTGGTCAACGTCATCCTGGTGGATTTCCGCGGCTTCGACACCCTGGGCGAGATCGCGGTGCTGGGCATCGTGGCGCTCACGGTCTTCGCGCTGCTGCGCCGCTTCCGGCCCGCGCCGGAAAGCATCGGCACGCCCGACCAGCAGCAGGGCGAGGCGCGCGACTGGCTCCTGGTGCCGGCCGTGCTGATGCGGCTGATGTTTCCGGTCATCTGCCTGGTCGCGCTGTACCTGCTGCTGCGCGGCCACGACCTGCCGGGCGGCGGCTTCGCGGCGGGGCTGATGGCTTCCGTCGCCATCCTGCTGCAATACATGGCCGGCGGCACCCGCTGGGTGGAGGACCACCTGCGCGTGCACCCGCTGCGCTGGATGGGCGCGGGCCTCCTGCTGGCGGCGCTGACCGGCGCCGGCGCCCTGGTGGCGGGCGTGCCGTTCCTGACCTCCTACTTCGCCTATGCCGACCTGGGCTGGTTCGGCAAGCTGCCGGTGGCCAGCGCCATGCTGTTCGACATCGGCGTCTTCGCCCTGGTGTTCGGCGCCACGGTGCTGATGCTGATCGCCATCGCGCACCAGTCGGTGCGCAGCCAGCGCGCCGCCCCGCCGGTGGCCCAGATTCCCGGGGGGGACGACTGA
- a CDS encoding PTS sugar transporter subunit IIA — protein sequence MKTATTISDLFPAAGDVLTLAPADKSELLGLLADEASRRLNRPREDILDALQARERLGPTALGRGVAMPHTRLPGLDTQLALLARLSRPIDFEARDGEPVDLVFLILWPEAASEGFLPALANVCRVLRNNQLPRQLRQARSPAEALAMLQATDQD from the coding sequence TTGAAGACCGCAACGACCATCTCCGACCTGTTTCCCGCCGCCGGCGACGTGCTGACCCTGGCGCCCGCCGACAAGTCCGAGTTGCTCGGCCTGCTGGCGGACGAGGCGTCGCGCCGCCTGAACCGCCCGCGGGAGGACATTCTGGATGCCCTGCAGGCGCGCGAACGCCTGGGGCCCACCGCGCTCGGCCGGGGCGTCGCCATGCCGCACACCCGGCTGCCGGGGCTCGACACCCAGCTCGCGCTGCTCGCCCGCCTGTCGCGGCCGATCGACTTCGAGGCGCGTGACGGCGAGCCGGTGGATCTGGTGTTCCTGATCCTGTGGCCCGAGGCGGCGTCCGAGGGCTTTCTGCCGGCGCTGGCCAATGTTTGCCGGGTGCTGCGCAACAACCAGCTGCCGCGCCAGCTGCGCCAGGCCCGTTCCCCGGCCGAGGCGCTGGCCATGCTGCAAGCCACCGACCAGGACTGA
- a CDS encoding glycosyltransferase family 4 protein has translation MIAPIAWRVPPRRYGPWERVVSLLTEGLVAAGAEVTLFATADAQTGARLSAVVPTPYEETPGMDAKVWESLHLAHAFGGAAGFDLLHNHYDFLPLSYASLVPTPMVTTIHGFSGERILPAYRAFDGKTHFVAISDADRHPALRYLSTVHHGIPAAEFTFRPEPGGYLLFFGRIHPDKGAADAIRVARAAGLPLVLAGLVQDQGYFDREVAPHLSDRVRYVGVAGPAERDALLGGALGLLHLIHFDEPFGLSVVEAMACGTPVVAFRRGSMPELVEHGISGFLVEDEAAAVAAVAGLPALPRAGPRARAEWFSVDRMVAGYLAAYQAMLVPDMTERSSSRLHAGAI, from the coding sequence ATGATCGCGCCGATCGCCTGGCGGGTGCCGCCGCGCCGCTACGGCCCGTGGGAGCGCGTGGTGTCGCTGCTGACCGAGGGGCTGGTGGCGGCGGGCGCCGAGGTGACGCTGTTCGCCACCGCCGATGCACAGACGGGTGCGCGGCTCAGCGCCGTGGTGCCCACGCCCTACGAAGAAACGCCGGGCATGGATGCCAAGGTGTGGGAATCGCTGCACCTCGCCCATGCCTTCGGCGGCGCCGCCGGCTTCGACCTGCTGCACAACCACTACGACTTCCTGCCGCTGAGCTATGCCAGCCTGGTGCCAACGCCGATGGTCACCACCATCCACGGCTTTTCCGGCGAGCGCATCCTGCCCGCCTACCGCGCCTTTGACGGGAAAACCCATTTCGTGGCGATCTCGGACGCCGACCGGCACCCGGCGCTGCGCTACCTCAGCACGGTGCACCACGGCATCCCGGCGGCGGAGTTCACCTTCCGGCCGGAGCCGGGCGGCTATCTGCTGTTCTTCGGCCGCATCCATCCGGACAAGGGGGCGGCGGACGCCATCCGCGTGGCGCGGGCGGCCGGGCTGCCGCTGGTGCTGGCCGGGCTGGTGCAGGACCAGGGCTATTTCGACCGCGAGGTGGCGCCCCACCTGTCCGACCGGGTGCGCTATGTCGGCGTCGCCGGGCCGGCCGAGCGGGACGCGCTGCTGGGTGGCGCGCTGGGCCTGCTGCACCTGATCCATTTCGACGAGCCCTTCGGCCTGTCCGTGGTGGAGGCCATGGCCTGCGGCACGCCGGTCGTGGCCTTCCGCCGCGGCAGCATGCCGGAGCTGGTCGAGCACGGCATCAGCGGCTTTCTGGTGGAGGACGAGGCCGCCGCCGTGGCCGCCGTGGCGGGGCTGCCGGCGCTGCCCCGCGCCGGCCCCCGGGCCCGCGCCGAATGGTTCTCCGTGGACCGCATGGTGGCGGGCTACCTCGCGGCCTACCAGGCGATGCTGGTGCCGGATATGACAGAAAGGTCATCCTCGCGGTTGCATGCCGGGGCGATCTAA
- a CDS encoding glycosyltransferase family 4 protein, which translates to MTAATRIALLGNHSPRRCGIATFTDDLAESLANDPTAPEVLVVAMNDGRDYAYPPVVQLSVAQDDLAAYEATADALNARNIDVLCVQHEFGIFGGPAGSFLLTLLRRVRAPVVTTLHTVLESFTPEQWAVIEELSALSARLVVMSERAVRLLVAQGIPRDKIAFIHHGVHVSATERAVAKADLGLTGRTLVMTFGLLSPNKGIETAIRALPAVVAAVPDLTYLVLGETHPHIRARHGEAYRDSLKALAAELGVADHLRFDDRFVDNEELIHDLAAADVYLVPYLTREQITSGTLAYALGNGRAVVSTPFWHAEELLADGRGMLVPFQDPQAIAGALLSLLAEPGRRQALEQRARQFGERMRWPAVAGEYVALFGSLRVVTALPQQPLRLPAARLDHVAALVDDTGMFQHALHALPNLSEGYTVDDNARALHLAALLPERPEAARIAGRALSFLHHGLNPATGRFRNFMGYDRRWLDEDGGDNTQARCLRALVAAAGGGGGIGRAAAEVLNRAWPAIGALESPRAQAIALMALSEHALQSGHELQRAVLARRYAANLLRLHAAVATPAWPWFESTLSYSNAKLPHGLIAFGRAFGDATALATGLSTLRWLEQQQTAPDGGFLPVGSERCYAAGEARPLWDGQPIEVYATVSAVLEAHRATGDASWLAAARRALEWLLGRNPLKLSLYDASTGGCRDGLHRDRLNANQGAESTLALWLGVAEYEAASVAALLPSGPVMPPRAVAAPAGD; encoded by the coding sequence ATGACCGCAGCCACCCGGATCGCCCTGCTCGGCAACCATTCGCCCCGTCGTTGCGGTATCGCGACATTCACCGACGACCTGGCCGAAAGCCTGGCAAACGACCCGACGGCGCCCGAGGTGCTGGTGGTGGCGATGAACGATGGCCGCGACTACGCCTACCCGCCCGTGGTGCAGCTGTCCGTGGCGCAGGACGACCTCGCGGCCTACGAGGCCACGGCCGACGCCCTGAACGCCCGCAACATCGACGTGCTGTGCGTGCAGCATGAGTTCGGCATCTTCGGCGGCCCGGCCGGCAGCTTTCTTCTGACGCTGCTGCGTCGGGTGCGCGCGCCCGTGGTCACCACGCTGCACACCGTGCTGGAAAGCTTCACGCCCGAGCAGTGGGCGGTGATCGAGGAGCTGTCCGCCCTGTCCGCCCGCCTGGTGGTGATGAGCGAGCGCGCCGTGCGGCTGCTGGTGGCGCAGGGCATCCCGCGCGACAAGATCGCCTTTATCCACCACGGGGTGCATGTCTCGGCCACGGAGCGCGCGGTGGCCAAGGCCGACCTCGGCCTGACCGGCCGCACCCTGGTGATGACCTTCGGCCTGCTGTCCCCCAACAAGGGCATCGAGACGGCGATCCGCGCGCTGCCCGCCGTGGTGGCCGCCGTGCCCGACCTCACCTACCTGGTGCTGGGCGAAACCCATCCGCACATCCGCGCCCGGCACGGCGAGGCGTACCGGGATTCGCTGAAGGCGCTGGCGGCGGAGCTGGGCGTGGCCGACCACCTGCGCTTTGACGACCGCTTCGTGGACAACGAGGAGCTGATCCACGACCTGGCCGCCGCCGACGTCTACCTGGTGCCCTACCTGACGCGCGAGCAGATCACCTCCGGCACCCTGGCCTACGCGCTGGGCAACGGCCGCGCCGTGGTGTCCACCCCCTTCTGGCACGCCGAGGAGCTGCTGGCCGACGGCCGCGGCATGCTGGTGCCGTTTCAGGACCCGCAGGCCATCGCCGGCGCGCTGCTGTCGCTGCTGGCGGAGCCCGGGCGGCGGCAGGCGCTGGAACAGCGCGCCCGGCAATTCGGCGAGCGGATGCGCTGGCCGGCCGTCGCCGGCGAATACGTGGCGCTGTTCGGCAGCCTGCGCGTGGTCACCGCCCTGCCGCAGCAGCCGCTGCGCCTGCCGGCCGCGCGGCTGGACCACGTGGCCGCGCTGGTGGACGACACGGGCATGTTCCAGCACGCCCTGCACGCCCTGCCCAACCTGTCCGAAGGCTACACAGTGGACGACAACGCCCGGGCGCTGCACCTGGCGGCGCTGCTGCCGGAGCGGCCGGAGGCGGCGCGCATCGCCGGGCGGGCGCTGTCCTTTCTGCACCACGGGCTGAACCCGGCCACCGGGCGGTTCCGCAACTTCATGGGCTATGACCGCCGCTGGCTGGACGAGGACGGCGGCGACAACACCCAGGCCCGCTGCCTGCGCGCCCTGGTCGCGGCGGCCGGCGGCGGCGGCGGCATCGGGCGCGCGGCGGCAGAGGTGCTGAACCGCGCCTGGCCCGCCATCGGTGCCCTGGAAAGCCCGCGCGCCCAGGCCATCGCGCTGATGGCGCTGTCCGAGCACGCGCTGCAAAGCGGGCACGAGCTGCAGCGCGCCGTTCTGGCCCGGCGCTACGCCGCCAACCTGCTGCGCCTGCACGCCGCCGTGGCCACCCCCGCCTGGCCCTGGTTCGAGAGCACGCTGAGCTACAGCAACGCCAAGCTGCCGCACGGGCTGATCGCCTTTGGCCGGGCCTTCGGGGACGCCACGGCGCTGGCCACCGGGCTGAGCACGCTGCGCTGGCTGGAACAGCAGCAGACCGCGCCCGACGGCGGCTTTCTGCCGGTGGGCTCGGAACGCTGCTATGCCGCCGGCGAGGCGCGCCCGCTGTGGGACGGCCAGCCGATCGAGGTCTACGCCACCGTGTCCGCCGTGCTGGAAGCGCACCGCGCCACCGGCGACGCGTCGTGGCTGGCCGCCGCCCGCCGCGCGCTGGAATGGCTGCTGGGGCGCAACCCCCTGAAGCTCAGCCTGTACGACGCCAGCACCGGCGGCTGCCGGGACGGCCTGCACCGGGACCGCCTCAACGCCAACCAGGGCGCCGAAAGCACCCTGGCCCTGTGGCTCGGCGTCGCGGAATACGAGGCGGCGTCGGTGGCCGCCCTGTTGCCGTCCGGTCCGGTGATGCCGCCGCGCGCCGTCGCCGCGCCGGCGGGGGACTGA
- a CDS encoding response regulator, with product MSAALVFNARSPLRDAPAVRDGPFHRFPAACAVIVTALCQRLHEQDVNPAATEMDTMQPPASPCLLLVDDDPMVRALLTVGMEDQGFTVVEAASGEAAMALLDGGLSPSVVVTDIDLGGGCSGVELADRLLHSHPGLRVILISGRGRQQGDAAQRPFLVKPFPLATLSRLAHGAPL from the coding sequence TTGTCGGCGGCCCTGGTGTTCAACGCGCGAAGCCCGCTGCGCGATGCACCGGCGGTGCGGGACGGCCCGTTTCACCGCTTCCCCGCCGCCTGTGCCGTTATCGTGACCGCGCTGTGCCAACGCCTGCATGAACAGGACGTTAACCCTGCAGCAACCGAGATGGACACCATGCAGCCCCCCGCCAGCCCATGCCTGCTCCTGGTCGACGACGACCCGATGGTCCGCGCGTTGCTGACCGTCGGCATGGAGGACCAAGGCTTCACGGTGGTGGAAGCGGCGAGCGGGGAAGCGGCGATGGCGCTGCTCGACGGCGGGCTGTCGCCTTCGGTGGTGGTCACCGACATCGACCTCGGCGGCGGCTGCAGCGGCGTGGAGCTGGCCGACCGGCTGCTGCACAGCCACCCCGGCCTGCGGGTGATCCTGATTTCCGGCCGCGGGCGGCAGCAGGGCGATGCGGCGCAGCGCCCGTTCCTGGTCAAGCCGTTTCCCCTGGCAACGCTGAGCCGGCTGGCGCACGGGGCGCCGCTTTAG
- a CDS encoding 4'-phosphopantetheinyl transferase family protein, with translation MRPSRPEARLALCRLPAPAMLPLLLARLPAALRPEVARFRRPEDQVARATARLLLRWLLADAGLEALADLRGWTRDARGRPMLAGGGADFSFSHAGGWAGVALGRGLRLGLDLEPWQPVDPADHGGWLTDAERAGIHAAADPGRALLRRWCLREAVLKADGRGFALGPDAIRAIGDGRFPDNRAWTAELLDWPHGALAVASDRPVAWLRAEPDAAAVMEACPPLG, from the coding sequence ATGCGACCTTCCCGTCCCGAGGCGCGGCTGGCGCTGTGCCGGCTGCCCGCACCCGCCATGCTGCCGCTGCTGCTCGCGCGGCTGCCGGCGGCCTTGCGGCCGGAAGTCGCCCGCTTCCGCCGCCCGGAAGACCAGGTGGCGCGCGCCACGGCCCGGCTGCTGCTGCGGTGGCTGCTGGCCGATGCCGGCCTGGAAGCCCTGGCCGACCTGCGCGGCTGGACCCGGGATGCCCGCGGCCGCCCCATGCTGGCCGGCGGCGGGGCCGACTTCTCCTTCAGCCATGCCGGCGGCTGGGCGGGGGTGGCGCTGGGACGCGGCCTGCGCCTGGGGCTGGACCTGGAGCCCTGGCAGCCGGTCGACCCGGCCGACCACGGGGGCTGGCTCACCGATGCCGAACGCGCCGGCATCCATGCGGCGGCCGATCCCGGCCGCGCCCTGCTGCGCCGCTGGTGCCTGCGCGAGGCGGTGCTCAAGGCCGACGGCCGCGGCTTCGCCCTGGGCCCTGACGCCATCCGCGCCATCGGCGACGGCCGCTTTCCGGACAACCGCGCCTGGACGGCCGAATTGCTCGACTGGCCGCACGGCGCACTGGCCGTGGCCAGCGACCGGCCGGTGGCCTGGCTTCGTGCCGAGCCGGACGCCGCGGCGGTGATGGAGGCCTGCCCGCCGCTCGGCTAA
- the rfbC gene encoding dTDP-4-dehydrorhamnose 3,5-epimerase, producing MPILRSEPTPLPERRSGNVSVTPLAIEGPLLVEVRRFGDHRGFFMETHSQRDFEAVGIAERFVQDNHSRSAAVGTLRGMHFQLPPHAQAKLVRVLRGRILDVVVDLRRASATFGRHVACELSGDTGEQFFVPAGFAHGFVTLEPDTEVAYKVTDYYAPECDRGLAWDDPELALPWPALPGGPVLSDKDRHHPRLRDLSASF from the coding sequence TTGCCGATTTTGCGTTCCGAGCCCACGCCCCTGCCAGAACGCCGCAGTGGCAACGTGTCCGTCACGCCGCTCGCCATCGAGGGGCCGCTGCTGGTGGAGGTGCGCCGCTTCGGCGACCACCGTGGCTTTTTCATGGAAACCCACAGCCAGCGCGACTTCGAGGCCGTGGGCATCGCCGAGCGCTTCGTGCAGGACAACCATTCCCGCTCGGCCGCCGTGGGCACGCTGCGCGGCATGCATTTCCAGCTGCCGCCGCACGCCCAGGCCAAGCTGGTGCGGGTGCTGCGCGGCCGCATCCTGGACGTGGTGGTGGACCTGCGGCGGGCCTCGGCGACCTTCGGGCGGCACGTCGCCTGCGAGCTGTCCGGCGATACGGGCGAGCAGTTCTTCGTGCCCGCCGGCTTCGCGCATGGCTTCGTGACGCTGGAGCCGGATACGGAGGTCGCCTACAAGGTGACCGACTACTACGCGCCGGAATGCGACCGCGGCCTGGCCTGGGACGATCCCGAGCTGGCGCTGCCCTGGCCCGCGCTGCCCGGCGGCCCCGTGCTGTCGGACAAGGACCGCCATCACCCGCGCCTGCGCGACCTTTCCGCTTCTTTCTGA
- the rfbB gene encoding dTDP-glucose 4,6-dehydratase: MRLIVTGGAGFIGSALVRHLIHDLGHEVLVVDKLTYAGDRRTLASCEDAPGFRFLEADICDAERMRAAFGEYAPDAVMHLAAESHVDRSIASAAPFIHTNVVGTMVLLEAARALVAGYDAARRGAFRFLHVSTDEVFGSLGPTGAFTETTPYDPRSPYSASKAGSDHLARAWHETYGLPTIVTNCSNNYGPYHFPEKLIPLVTLNALEGLPLPVYGDGGNVRDWLFVEDHARALAAAVLRGKPGETYAIGGRAERTNLQVVHAICDTLDRLRPGPRPRRELIAFVADRPGHDRRYAIDPAKIERELGWRSSVTFEQGIERTVAWYLDNEAWWRPLRDKVYGGQRLGLLDTPAKAAG; the protein is encoded by the coding sequence ATGCGCCTCATCGTCACCGGCGGCGCCGGCTTTATCGGCTCCGCCCTGGTCCGCCACCTGATCCATGACCTGGGGCACGAGGTGCTGGTGGTGGACAAGCTGACCTATGCGGGCGACCGCCGGACGCTGGCATCCTGCGAGGACGCGCCCGGCTTCCGCTTTCTGGAAGCCGACATCTGCGACGCGGAGCGCATGCGCGCGGCCTTCGGCGAATACGCGCCGGACGCGGTGATGCACTTGGCCGCCGAAAGCCATGTGGACCGCTCCATCGCCTCTGCCGCGCCGTTCATCCACACCAACGTGGTGGGCACCATGGTGCTGCTGGAAGCCGCGCGTGCGCTGGTGGCCGGCTATGATGCCGCGCGGCGCGGGGCCTTCCGCTTTCTGCACGTCTCGACGGACGAGGTGTTCGGCTCGCTCGGCCCCACCGGCGCCTTCACGGAAACCACGCCCTACGACCCGCGCTCGCCTTATTCGGCCAGCAAGGCGGGGTCGGACCACCTGGCGCGGGCGTGGCACGAGACCTATGGCCTGCCCACCATCGTCACCAACTGTTCCAACAACTACGGGCCCTACCACTTTCCGGAGAAGCTGATCCCGCTGGTGACGCTGAACGCGCTGGAAGGCCTGCCGCTGCCGGTCTACGGCGATGGCGGCAACGTGCGCGACTGGCTGTTCGTGGAAGACCATGCGCGGGCGCTCGCCGCCGCGGTGCTGCGCGGCAAGCCGGGCGAGACCTATGCCATCGGCGGCCGCGCCGAGCGCACCAACCTGCAGGTGGTGCATGCCATCTGCGACACGCTGGACCGCCTGCGTCCCGGCCCCAGGCCGCGCCGCGAGCTGATCGCCTTTGTGGCCGACCGCCCGGGCCACGACCGCCGCTACGCCATCGACCCCGCCAAGATCGAGCGCGAATTGGGCTGGCGCTCCTCCGTCACCTTCGAGCAGGGGATCGAGCGCACCGTCGCGTGGTATCTGGACAACGAGGCCTGGTGGCGGCCGCTGCGGGACAAGGTCTATGGCGGCCAGCGCCTCGGCCTGCTCGACACGCCCGCCAAGGCGGCCGGCTGA